A genomic region of Oryza glaberrima chromosome 1, OglaRS2, whole genome shotgun sequence contains the following coding sequences:
- the LOC127767616 gene encoding uncharacterized protein LOC127767616, with protein sequence MVLMAAVDDHDRHRAGNSSSPSEDSPAPAPAPPQPSRTRLHSFSFPTLSWGTHRLLRCSKNPASSPPPAAPDTPSPDKEKAAHRSTDGVGGGGSPQRGPQRPWNLRTRRSATAAPRPEGSDDAADAAPERAPSPLAATKKRVFSIVLSKEEIGQDFKAIRGTRPPRRPKKRPRTVQRQLDLLYPGLCLADLTPETYKIEER encoded by the exons ATGGTCCTCatggccgccgtcgacgaccacGACCGCCACCGAGCCGGCAATTCCTCGTCTCCTTCGGAGGATTCCCcggctcccgctcccgctccgccgcagccgtcgcgcaCGCGGCTCCACAGCTTCTCGTTCCCCACCCTCAGCTGGGGcacccaccgcctcctccgctgctcCAAGAACCCCGCCTCGTCGCCCCCTCCCGCGGCGCCGGACACCCCGTCGCCGGACAAGGAGAAGGCGGCCCACCGCTCCACcgacggcgtgggcggcggcggttcgccTCAGCGGGGTCCGCAGCGGCCGTGGAACCTCCGcacccgccgctccgccaccgccgcgccgcgtccgGAGGGATCGGACGACGCGGCCGATGCCGCGCCGGAGCGAGCGCCATCGCCGCTGGCGGCGACCAAGAAGCGGGTGTTCTCCATCGTGCTGTCCAAGGAGGAGATCGGCCAGGACTTCAAGGCGATCCGCGGGACTCGCCCCCCGCGCCGGCCCAAGAAGCGCCCCCGCACCGTGCAACGCCAGCTCGAC TTGCTGTACCCTGGATTGTGCCTAGCGGACCTGACGCCGGAGACATACAAGATTGAAGAG AGGTGA